From the Paraflavitalea soli genome, the window CGTCAAAGCACCCCGGAGTAAATGCATAAGCAACCCAATAGGCCAGGAGAGCATCATCCAATAGAAAGTAGGGAATAATCCTGAAGAGGATCGCTATCGATATTAATGTAAAAAAAACGGGTAAGTAATAGCGCCTGGGTGTTAGCAAAACGACAAAAGGGAAGAAGATATAAAATTGTTCTTCAACTGCCAGGGACCAAAGATGTGTATAGAAAATGCCGCCTCCCTTCTGCCAGGCAATAAAATAGTTAGCTGTGTAGGTTAGAAACCAAAGCATGTGATTTCTGACAGCAGGAATACTAAAAATAAAACCAGCGATCACCACAAAATAATAGAGCGGGAAGATGCGAAGAAACCGGCGAATATAAAACTGCTTCAACAATTGAAACTTGCCCATTCCCGGCTGCTCTTTTCCCATCAACAATATATTGGTGATCAGAAAGCCGCTCAAAACGAAGAACAGGTTGACGCCACCTTCACCGGTGAGGCCGGTCAGGAGTTTCGAATTGCCGGTGAATATCCAATGTGAAGCCATCACAGCAGATACGGCAATCGTTCGTACCCCATCCAGTTGAGGCATGTATTTAATCGCAGAAGTATTCATAGATCGGGCAATATTTAAAATACATTAAAGCTTCCCTGGCGGGATTGGTCTTTCAGCCAAAGTTGCATTCCTTATTATCTATGATATTTAGCCTACAATCGGGTATGGACGTACACAAAAAACTGGTCATTGACCGGGAAATCAAAGGTTCTTTAAAGTGTCGGGGTTTAGGCGGCGGCTTTGAGGAGTGTGTGCCTGTGCGTGTTATCTACAACAGGATATTCATTTTCCCTAAAGCAGCGGGTGCCGTGCAAATCGATGACAAGAAACATGCCATCAGTGGACAGGAGATTCCTAACCGATAATTTTAACACCCAACTGTATACAAAGTTCCTCGAAACTGGCCAGTATTAAATCACATCACAGGCCCACCTTCTATAGCTGCATCCATTTTACTTATTGAGACGAATAGACCAGTCGCCTCCGCACAGCCATTACAAACATTCAATAACTTAGATATACATACAATTACACTGCTGTCCGGTTTTTATCCCGCCCTTTAAGTGACCTTTCCTGGTTCGTATACCCTTGTCTTTTATAACCATCAAATAGACCATCTATGAAAAAAACGCTAACGAGTTTACTTGTCATTACCTTATTCATGGCATCCTGTGCCAAACAAACAGCCAGTGAGCCGCCACCAACCAATGAGCCGGAAGAAAACCCCGGACGGCAGCCCAGGGAAGAAGCAACAGCCGTCATCAATGCCGGCACCGTACAGCAGTATATCCGTGGCTTTGGAGCCGCCAGTATCCGGGGATGGATCGCCGACCTCACCGCAGCGCAACGCACCACTGCCTTCTCCCCCACCAGCGGCATTGGTCTCAGCGTATTGCGGGTACGGGTGTCGCCCAACAGTGCCGACTTCGCCGCAGAGAAACCAACCATCGATGCCGCCAAATCCTTTGGTGCTACCGTCGTCGCATCTGCCTGGACAGCGCCCGCCTCCATGAAAACAAACAACAATACCGTAGGTGGAAAATTAAAGACAACATCCTATGCAGACTACGCCGCGCACCTGAGCAACTTCTGCAACACTGTTGGCGGCGTATCGGCCATCAGTCCCATCAACGAGCCCAATATTACCGTCACCTACGAGTCCATGGAGCTCACCGCAAGCGAAGTGGCCTCCTTCGTGGCCGCCCAGGGCAGCAATTGTGGCGCCCCCATCATGGCGCCCGAAACATTCAATATGGACAAGACCTATATGGATACCTACCTGTCCAATGCTACCGCCAGCAGCAAAACAACCTATGTATGCGGGCATATCTATGGGAAAACACCGTATGTGTACTCACCCGGAAAAGAAGTATGGATGACGGAGCATTACACCAATACCAATGATGCCAACAACTGGACCGATGCATTGGGTGTAGCCAAAGAGATACACGATTGCATGAATGCCGGCTACAGCATGTATGTGTGGTGGTACCTGCGCAGAAGTTATGGTTTTATCGATGAAAGCGGCAATATCACCAAGCGTGGATATGTAGCAGCCCAGTGGGCCAGGTGGGTAAGGCCGGGTTACAATAAGATCTCCTGCACCGCCAATCCTACCACCGGTGTATACACCACCGCCTATAAAAGCGGGTCGAAGATCATCGTGGTAGCTATTAACCAGAATGCCGCCATTACTTATCAGCCTTTCAGCATCAGCGGCGCCACCGTCGCAGGTTTCAACCGGTACCGCACCACCAGTGCCAGCAACCTTACCAGTGACAGTTTCACCATCAGCGGCGGCGCATTTGGCATCAACCTGCCGGCCGCCAGTGTTACCACCCTGGTTTCTTATTGACGCATTTCATGCAACAATGAAAAGTCTAACCCACTAATAGCAGTGTTTTATATAGCAATCGGCCCGCATGTTTCTACATCGGGCTTTTTTTATTACCATTCACTACAACGCCCCATTCCTCCACCCATCTGGCGCTCGACAAACAAGATGGTCCCACCGTACTGGTTGGTCATTCCTGGGGTGGCGTCGTGATCACCGAAGCGGGCAACCATCCCAATGTAGCATCACTGGTATATGTTGTCGCCTTTCAGCCCGACAATGGAGAAACCGCGCTTCAGTGGTTCCTGACCGCTCCTCGACTCATGAATTCCAGTGTCCAGTATATTACTTTCCCAATTGCTGACCATCCAGCCCCCAAAAAAAAGAGCCCCGCGTAGAAACGCGGGGCGACACTAATCAAATTCGTTAACCATTAAACCTTATCCTTTTTATTATAACAAGTAAATCGCCCTGCTGTACTAAAGCAAATCGAAATATTTTTAAAAAATCTTTCTTTTGACACCAATCTACCCGTAAACGGTCAATTTTATAGCAGTAATTGACACCCATGCCCCATTTATGATCCGTAAGCCCATTTTTTTGTCCTGATTTATAAATCAGGACAAACTCCTCCCCTGCCAGGCTTTTACGGCTCCGTCCTTTGATTAGTTTTGCCGGCTGATATATGGCCCGTTTTAACCCCTACACCCATATGCTGAAAACAATACTCTGTACCCTCCTGCTCTCAGGCGCTGTTTGCGCCCAGGCCACCATCCGCTATGTAAAAGCCGGCGCCTCAGGCCCCGGCACCGACTGGTCCACCGCCAGCGGTGATGTACAAGCCATGATCAATGCCAGCACCGCCAGCGATGAAGTATGGGTGGCAGGCGGCACCTACCAGCGTCCCACCAATTCGTATTTCACGATGAAAGAGGGGGTGAAAGTATACGGCGGTTTTGCCGGAACGGAAACGGTGCTCTCCCAGCGCGACCTATCGCTTACAGCCAATACAAGCACCTTGCAGGGCAATGGAAGATCCGTGGTGTACAATGATGGTAATGGCCTCACGAATGCTGCCGTGCTTGATGGTTTTACCATTACCGGCGGGCAGACAACTTATGGCGCTGGCATATTTAACCGGGTATCTGCACCCACGATTTCCAACTGCCTCATCAGCGGTAACAATGCCACCACTATGGGTGGCGGCATCTTTAACCAAACCGGTGCGCCTCGCATTATCAATTGTACCATCAGCAACAATAAAGCCCCGGCCGGCAGTGGTATCAGTAATGAAGATGCCAATGCCTTCATCACCAATTGTATCATCAGCGGCAATGGATCGACAGCGGTCTCAAGGGGCGGCGGCATACAAAATAGAAATACGTCCGACCCCATTATCACCAACTGTTCCATCACCGGCAACATCGCTTCTCAAGGCGGAGGCGTATACAATACAGCTTCTTCACCCAAGTTGACCAATTGCACCATCAGCGCCAATTTCGCTAATACGGCTGCGGATGGGGGCGCTATGTACAATGCCTCCAGTGCTACCCCCCGGTTACGCAACAGTGTTCTATACGGCAATAGTAGTGGCATCTTCAACACCGCAGGTTCCACACCCGACATACAATTTTGCCTGGTACAGGGCCTCATGGGCACGGCTACCTTCAATATAGCGGGCTCTTCCGACCCCCTGTTTGTAAACCCCTTACCACCGGGCATCAGTACCGGCGGGGACTATCGCCTGCAGCCTTGCAGTCCAATCATCAACAAAGGCAAAAACGACTATTTTGCCGTGGGACAAAGCATTGACCTCTCATCCATCACCACTGACCTGGATGGAGGACCACGCATACACAACGGCGTTAAGATAGACTTTGGCGCCTAT encodes:
- a CDS encoding alpha/beta hydrolase, translating into MALDKQDGPTVLVGHSWGGVVITEAGNHPNVASLVYVVAFQPDNGETALQWFLTAPRLMNSSVQYITFPIADHPAPKKKSPA
- a CDS encoding glycoside hydrolase is translated as MKKTLTSLLVITLFMASCAKQTASEPPPTNEPEENPGRQPREEATAVINAGTVQQYIRGFGAASIRGWIADLTAAQRTTAFSPTSGIGLSVLRVRVSPNSADFAAEKPTIDAAKSFGATVVASAWTAPASMKTNNNTVGGKLKTTSYADYAAHLSNFCNTVGGVSAISPINEPNITVTYESMELTASEVASFVAAQGSNCGAPIMAPETFNMDKTYMDTYLSNATASSKTTYVCGHIYGKTPYVYSPGKEVWMTEHYTNTNDANNWTDALGVAKEIHDCMNAGYSMYVWWYLRRSYGFIDESGNITKRGYVAAQWARWVRPGYNKISCTANPTTGVYTTAYKSGSKIIVVAINQNAAITYQPFSISGATVAGFNRYRTTSASNLTSDSFTISGGAFGINLPAASVTTLVSY
- a CDS encoding T9SS type A sorting domain-containing protein, whose translation is MLKTILCTLLLSGAVCAQATIRYVKAGASGPGTDWSTASGDVQAMINASTASDEVWVAGGTYQRPTNSYFTMKEGVKVYGGFAGTETVLSQRDLSLTANTSTLQGNGRSVVYNDGNGLTNAAVLDGFTITGGQTTYGAGIFNRVSAPTISNCLISGNNATTMGGGIFNQTGAPRIINCTISNNKAPAGSGISNEDANAFITNCIISGNGSTAVSRGGGIQNRNTSDPIITNCSITGNIASQGGGVYNTASSPKLTNCTISANFANTAADGGAMYNASSATPRLRNSVLYGNSSGIFNTAGSTPDIQFCLVQGLMGTATFNIAGSSDPLFVNPLPPGISTGGDYRLQPCSPIINKGKNDYFAVGQSIDLSSITTDLDGGPRIHNGVKIDFGAYEFTGSNTGGLVLANSGDAVTATISAGLSTTAFTAACRVVAMVSPDGTGTTVSGAVDAKVWIESTQPALYVKRHYEITPALNAATATGKVTLYFTQAEFDDFNAVNTLQLPTGPTDATRIANLLIEKRAGTSSDGSGLPSTYSGASATIDPADTDIQWNATGSRWEVSIHVTGFSGFFAKTHAYTMPLRLLSFKGNQRSGYNQLQWATAEEINTRHFELESSTDGSSFTRIATIAAAGNGNNGYSYDDQSIHAGKTFYRLKMVDLDQRFTYSSVIAITNNSNNSLRLFPNPVSDITYIHAGNALLHSKATLHDANGRLLQTIIITTNPQPIQLQHLVKGLYVVQFADGTAERLIKQ